A region from the Halomonas piscis genome encodes:
- a CDS encoding sodium-dependent transporter yields MAKLAHAQWSSRMTFVLAAAGSAVGLGNIWRFSYMVGENGGAAFVLVYLACVALVGLPILVAEWLIGRRGQKNPIDTMADQARQNGKPKAWLGIGISGVLAAFLILSFYSVIGGWSLNYTLSSIIGTFSGGDSDSIGELFNGMLASPGTLLLWHTAFMALVVVIVARGVTRGLESAVRSMMPALVILMLILAGYGMTTGHFGEAVAFMFRPEWGALSGSVVLAAMGQAFFTLSLGMGIMMAYGSYLGKDVNLISTARTVIILDTVIALLAGLAIFPIVFANGLSPGEGPGLIFVTLPLAFGNMAGGTILGLIFFLLLTFAALTSAISLLEPTVEMLEERTPLNRVTATLIGGVAVWLLGVAALLSFNVWSEVSLLGLNIFYFLDTVTAKLLLPLTGLGSIVFAAWCLDKESVRQELGFDIYDFSAWNILVKYVAPLGVITVFVTELM; encoded by the coding sequence ATGGCAAAACTTGCTCACGCACAGTGGTCATCGCGGATGACCTTTGTGCTTGCGGCTGCGGGATCGGCCGTGGGCCTCGGGAACATCTGGCGCTTCTCTTACATGGTCGGGGAAAACGGCGGCGCGGCCTTCGTGCTGGTGTACCTGGCCTGCGTGGCGCTGGTCGGCCTGCCGATTCTGGTCGCGGAATGGCTGATCGGCCGCCGCGGGCAGAAAAACCCCATCGACACCATGGCCGATCAGGCGCGCCAGAACGGCAAGCCCAAAGCCTGGCTGGGCATCGGCATCAGCGGCGTGCTCGCCGCCTTTTTGATCCTGTCGTTTTATAGCGTCATCGGCGGCTGGTCGCTCAACTATACCCTGAGCTCGATTATCGGCACCTTCAGCGGCGGCGACTCGGACAGCATCGGCGAGCTGTTCAACGGCATGCTGGCGAGCCCCGGTACGCTACTGCTGTGGCACACCGCCTTCATGGCGCTGGTCGTCGTCATCGTTGCCCGGGGCGTGACCCGAGGGCTTGAAAGCGCGGTACGCTCGATGATGCCGGCGCTGGTGATTCTCATGCTGATCCTTGCCGGCTACGGCATGACCACCGGCCACTTCGGCGAAGCCGTGGCGTTCATGTTTCGCCCTGAATGGGGCGCGCTTAGCGGCAGCGTCGTCCTTGCCGCCATGGGACAGGCATTTTTCACTCTGTCGCTGGGCATGGGCATCATGATGGCCTACGGCTCCTACCTGGGCAAAGACGTCAACCTGATCAGCACCGCGCGCACCGTTATTATCCTCGATACCGTGATTGCGCTGCTCGCGGGCCTGGCGATCTTCCCCATTGTCTTTGCCAACGGGCTTAGCCCGGGCGAAGGGCCGGGGCTGATTTTTGTCACCCTGCCGCTGGCGTTCGGCAACATGGCCGGCGGCACCATCCTCGGCCTGATCTTCTTTTTGCTGCTCACCTTTGCCGCGCTGACCTCGGCCATTTCGCTTCTCGAACCCACGGTGGAGATGCTCGAAGAGCGCACCCCGCTTAACCGGGTAACGGCCACGCTGATCGGCGGCGTTGCCGTCTGGCTGCTGGGCGTTGCTGCCCTGCTGTCGTTCAACGTCTGGTCAGAGGTCAGCCTTTTGGGGCTCAATATCTTCTACTTCCTCGACACGGTAACGGCGAAGCTCCTGCTGCCGCTCACCGGCCTCGGGTCGATCGTGTTTGCCGCCTGGTGCCTGGACAAGGAATCCGTGCGCCAGGAGCTGGGATTCGATATCTATGACTTCAGCGCCTGGAACATTCTGGTCAAGTATGTGGCGCCGCTGGGCGTGATTACGGTGTTTGTCACCGAACTGATGTAG